AAATCAAAGAGATCAGTGAGAATAAGATCATCATTCTGAACTTTATGTCGAAAGCTCTTTGCTACTATTTGATAAGAGACTCTACTGAAATTTTTTCCTCTTAAGAATTTTTCTGCCTCTCTTTTCAGATTCGGCAGTATCTTGGTGTGATCGATTTCGCCTTTCCATTTGCATTCGCAGAAAGATTTTTGCTGGGGTCGATTGTCCTTGGCAGGTACTGAAGAAGACTCTCCCATTCGTTAAGAGTAGTATTTTGTAGAAATTTATCTTGCAGGAAATCCGCAAGATTTTTTCCAAAATCGTCAACCTGCAATTTGTAATAGATATCTTCCGAAATATAGAACAATCCATGTTTATCCTTGAAAAATTCAGAAAGCAAAGTTGTTTTACCTATTCATCTTCTTCCATATAGGAAAAGTAACTTTGCACCAGGTAAAGACCACTCCTTGCCCAATGTCTCCAATTCGGAGTTTCGATCAATAAATCTAATCATGATTAGGCCTAATTTCGATTTAGTGCCTAAACATTTGCATGATTTCCTAGCTGCACTTGATTCTAGCTTATCGACTTGTTTTGTAAAATCCAAGTGGAAACTGGATAGTCAATCAAGAACATTGTTTTTATTGCGTGATGTGTGTTCTGAGATATATGAGTGGATACGCGGGTACAAAAACAAGACGGCTAAGAATACGTCTTAATGAGAGCTAAGAAGAGTTTTTCAAGAAATCCTGACAAAAGTGAAATATGATTACTTGCTGAATTTTCACATACTTAGTTGCAAAAAATGTGAATCAGAAATAGTTGAAGCATACTCAGAGAATAAACGAAAACATGTTAACGATGCATACGCTTGAAGTACCAGGCCAAGAGAACCTGAGATTGCTATCTTGTTGACTATTTGAAAATGATCTGCTCCAGATTAATAAATAGAATATAATATACCGAAAAATAGCGATTTCCTTAATAATTAGATTCTTAGCGCTATAAGGACGGAGGTCAGTATCGATGGTGGAAGTTATCCTCTCTCAGGATAATTTAGCATTGAAATTGTCCTGTGATAGGTAACTTCATATCAATGATTAAAATAACGATATATGAATAGGAAAAGGGATTTTTACGCAGTTATTTCGGATTATATTCTGACAGAACTCCCTAAGGCAGTTGAGAGAGATTTATCAATACCTAAAGATACAACGTTTATCATTTCTATCGCTGGGCCACGAAGGGCTGGAAAAACTTTTATCATGTATAACACAATTGATACGCTTAAGAAGATTATCCCAAAAAACAATATTCTTTATGTAAATTTTGAACATGAAAAATTGAGGCGCCTGGATGCTTCCGATCTTAGTGATCTTCTTACCTCGTTTTACGAATTGGCCAAGCCACAGCCAGAGAAGGATATCTACCTCTTCTTAGATGAGATCCAGATTGTAAATGGATGGAGCGCATGGGTAAACAGGATTTATGAGTCAAAGCGCTTTCACATTTTCCTTTCAGGTTCTTCTTCAAAGCTTCTTGGAAGAGAGCTTTCCACAGAACTTCGTGGAAGAAGCATCGATTTTGTCGTTCTTCCTTTATCATTCAAGGAATTTATTCGCATAAAAGAGTTAGGTAATATTGGTGACCTGGAGGCCATGCTCCATAGCGAGGAGCGAGGAAAAATACTTGAGATGCTCCGTGAGTACGCTGAATTTGGAGGATTTCCCGAAGTGGCTTTGAATGAAAGTTACAAGCTTAACCTGTTAAAATCTTATGTTGATACCATAATCCTTAAAGATGTTGGCGAAAGATTCAGGGTTGAGCCTTCCATTTTGCGAGTTTTTTTGGAACATTCGTTCGAGTCATACTCGAAATATTTCAGTGGTTCAAAGACATACAATTTTTTGAAGGGTATAAATTACTCTGTTTCCCATGAGACACCACTAAAACTCTTGAGTTACTTCGAAGAAGTTTTTGCCTTATTCCATTTAGAAATATTCTCCCGGTCATTTAGATCTAGAAAAAGTTATCCAAGGAAACTTTATGTTGTGG
The genomic region above belongs to Thermoplasmatales archaeon and contains:
- a CDS encoding ATP-binding protein, whose amino-acid sequence is MNRKRDFYAVISDYILTELPKAVERDLSIPKDTTFIISIAGPRRAGKTFIMYNTIDTLKKIIPKNNILYVNFEHEKLRRLDASDLSDLLTSFYELAKPQPEKDIYLFLDEIQIVNGWSAWVNRIYESKRFHIFLSGSSSKLLGRELSTELRGRSIDFVVLPLSFKEFIRIKELGNIGDLEAMLHSEERGKILEMLREYAEFGGFPEVALNESYKLNLLKSYVDTIILKDVGERFRVEPSILRVFLEHSFESYSKYFSGSKTYNFLKGINYSVSHETPLKLLSYFEEVFALFHLEIFSRSFRSRKSYPRKLYVVDTGLINAVLRSRDWGRLIENIVFVELYRRSKDFSEFSLNYWKEYGKAEGMEVDFVISRGGKVIELLNVSYASSTADLPSREVKSLRKGSKELGSSRLSIITWDLYGSTEEGDIQFIPLWYWLLRQNNSSDDISRLP